The Oryza brachyantha chromosome 6, ObraRS2, whole genome shotgun sequence region TGCGGGCGGTTTAATGCGCGCCGggtataagtttttttttattgataaaagTGTTTTGTGGTGACACTGTTACTCATTGATGCTTACCGAGGGTTGGCAGATTAAAGCGGAGGGACCATTgagtacatgaaaaatatttttgctgaAAATCAAAGGAAGCTTGAGCTTCCTGAAAATGacgagacaaattttgtaccatCCTGTTGTTGTACTAATTAAGTACGATCATATTGTATtttctgttctaaaataatattatttttctcattttaaaataaatttagttttaagcaattattttattagagttTATGAAAGCCGAAAACAAAtgtattatgatttgataacTCACGTAATAGttattttgcttttatatgGTTACGTGTGTGATGAACGGAAACAGTTCTTTTAGAATAGGGTGGATACTATATATCAATTGAATGACCCTCGATAAAGCATATCCCCTCGGTCCCAGAACAAAGTTATCTCTACCCctcatttgcttttaaaatgaagttatttctTTACTTAATTAGTATTACTATCAGTCACATACGTTCCCTATTTATCTCTCCTACTTTctcttctcaaccaatcataaaatttctccaaTTATTTTCACTAACTTTCTTAATCTTCACATACAGCTAtacaaatgtttatattttaagatagaaTAATTAACTGCTAGTTCCATTCTAGATTGCAAGACTATCGATTTTTACcctatttatttaaatgctaaTGTTTCtcgacatatatacaaataatatacattaagAAATGTTAAAAACTCTTtatcatataaaacataacatataaaacagaggaggTCCTACGTTGGTTTTGATCGTCTGTGACCAACATTTTTTCCATGTGCATGTATCTGCTTTGAAATACTCATGTCACACTGTATCATAATGGGTACGCGGGCTTCCTAATGTTTAGGTGgggtttagattgagaaaatttttaggagaagtgtcacgtcaaatgtttgactgaatgtcagaaggggttttcggacatgaacgaaaaaacgaatttcacgactagcctagaaaccgcgagatgaatcttttgaacctaattaatccatcattaacacatgttggttactgtaacacttatggctaatcatggactaattaggctcaaaagtttcgtctcaagattttttatataactgtgcaattagttttttatttatgtttaatgctttatttaggtgttcaaaaattcaatgtgatgttttttaaaaaaattttaggaactacgAGGGCTTACTTGGAATGATGGAGGCATATCCTAGTACGTGAGCTATTTTCGACGTGGACAGCTAACAAATACTCCTAGATCTATAACTTACACCGTACGCTGGGTTGGCCAATTAATAACTTGTCCGCTCTTCTGGAGTACCAAGTCAATCGAGATCTTTTAAAGCGATAACGGGAGCCTGCCTACGCAATGTCGAATGGTAGCAATCTTAGGGCCCGTTCTTTACTGCctagtaataaaattagcCACTGCCTCGATATTTATTAGCATGTTTTTCAACCTGTTAAATGGTACGATTTAATGAAATATTATGTTTCTAAATCAAAAGAAtcatttttagcttttaaaaattaattcttgATCAATTATATTTCTCGTTTTGTATTAGGCTAATCGGCTAGTTTTAACTTATGAAAAGAACGTGCCCTTAATGTCAAGAATTGGCCGAAAAcgtaaaaatatgatattccGATCCCCCCAATTTTCAAAGTTTTTTCTAGGTATATTTTGGTTACTAGGACAAAAATGGTATAATACTATTCGAGACTAATCAAATAGCGATGGTGCATCGCAGAAGTTCAGGAAAAGATGATAGTAAATCATAGAATTTGGAAAAGTCAGCGAAATATTACATACAGATGGTAAACTCGGTGGCACACAACGGattctctaattttttattagaaaatattggtgactttttaatacatgtttatcgttcgttcaattaaaaatattatgcaaatataagttataattaaatacatttaattataaatcgaataaaaaataaataatagttacataagaaattttttatgagaCGAGATTAAATGTATAAAAATCAACATCGCCATCTATAAAAATGGGGAAATACATATTACTATGGAAGATAGCCATGAGTTCTTATTAATGTTGCTTTGCGTTTTTCAATATTGTTCTTCCGTATAAAAGTTgtaatattgtatttattccatttttttataatggagCTGAGCAAAAGGACTGTGTCCAGACGTTATAGGtactatgtttatattttaaaatagagacAACACGTGCTTTATACTAGTTCAATTGTGCTTTACTAGTATCATACATTGATCCTTGAgctaattaacaaaataacaaGGGAATAAAATTCCGCGGCCGATACAAAACGTACAAGCGCATCCCAAAACATATTATAGGTATATAGATTAGGCAATTGAGAATGAAAAGAAAACCTTCAACACAGGCGTGTgaagcaaaacaaaaggatcaTAGAAGTGCTGTGTCGATCGGATGGGCAGTAGCTACGAGATCAgtgacagcagcagcagcagcatcactTTACGTTTTTAGCCACACCTCATTAGCGATTTCTTCCGTTGCCGCTGAGCTTTGCAGTTAGATTAGATCGATCAAAAGGCGATCACCGCCGGCCAACCAGCCATTCTTTAATACTAAGCACCCTCGCAACGAGCTTTTCAGATCAGGCGAGCAACATGAATAGTTTACAGGAGGGGCACTACACTGTTGGGCGTTCGCATCGAGATGCGTGCGGACCACGGAGCATCAAACCCGGGCGTGTATCGAGATGCGTGCGCGAGCTccggttttttcttttctaactCCCGTTTTACTTTTACCTATAGTAGCCTACACGTCCGCcgacgattttttttatttttaatatattttaaataaataatttatttttaaaccttaaaggataatatttttatcatcagAACATCTTTTAACAACCACACCTCTTCTGGTATGACCAAAGAGCCACCTCGTTGGCATGGCACAAGCCAACGATGATGCTCTAGCCACCCCGTGTAACAGCGTTTCCTTACGTTAGTATTGGTGATATGAATTcgagttttattaaataaaaatatttaaaaaaataaaaaaatttctcggCTGGGAGGCCTGggaacaaagaaaaaggagcGGCTGCCGCAGGCCGCGCGCTTTTGTCCTTTTGCGCCGGGATGGATGCGGAAGCGGGGCCCGCCCGGCACATGGCCCGTCCACGTGCCGCTGCAGATCTCCTCACATCTCCAGAGAGACACACGCGCGCACAccgcagagagagagagagagggagaggctcCCGATCGATCAATCATCATGCACGCCCGTGCCCGGTTACGACGGGACGGGACGGGACGGGATGCCGCGCGGCGAGCTGCGGCTGCCGCTGCGACGAGCCGGGCCGGCGTGCGTGATTGCCTCGTGATGCCGCCGGCTGACGGCTGTCATCGTCGGCGGCAGGCTCGCTAGCAGCGGACGGACGTTCGACCTCCTGCGCTgcaggaaggaaggaaggaagggggGCAGTGGCTGCTGCGTGCGGAGACCGGGGGAGATGTGTGCGATGCGATGGCCTTTGCTTGCATCGTGGGTTTGGTTTCGACCGACGGGTGGCATGGTGCACTGGTGGGTGACTTTCCCACTTTTTTTCTGCTGCGGTGATGGGAAGGAAAGCAAGGGGGATTCGCAAAGGTTGATGAGGCGGTGAACTGTGACGACGAAAGCAGACGAGCCGTAAAAGTTTATTATGCGCACGGTACAAACAATGCTCTACTACTACGAGTGATCTCAAGGCCCCACATTGGATTCGATCTAAGGcagaaaagagaggaaagaaaaatcatttctTGTACAAAATCCGCATACCTTCTGCAGGGCACGTCGTCTTGGAGGTATGCCTCGGATAGATTTTTGGATGCTAGATTTTTAGATAATCAGGTTTACACGAGAAAATTATAAGCAATACAAAACTGATCGCTAAGATTATTACAATAACAATTTTCTCTTAACCCTAGCATCTatactattttaaaaacagTTCTCATCCTCCTACCACCATTGAAGACCATCACccctaaaaataaagattagATCAAGTGATTTTTACTCGGTCCATATTTCTTGGTCATATAAACTTGGACCATTATGACAcagaaatatatgttgtattatataataattcttatattttaaactgGAGGGACAACCAGCGAGCAGGTAGGTAGCAGGTCGTGAGAGCATTGACGCGCGGGAAAAAGACTTAACCGAACTAATATATCACTGAATGTGATATATTCTAGCATAAATTTGGCATGTTCATACGACTAACCTACTAACTTACCAGTAAGCATACGAGAtgctcttagcgatctaacaaccaaggataaaaataaaatacgataaaagaaacctaaaaattaactctaattctaaaattgaaaatttaaattttgacttataagtataagcaaaagtcaaatgataggAGATGAAGGAAGGTGAAGAGGGGCAAAATAAACATTCTATAATGTCTTATAATGTCTTGGTGTCAAAAATGTTAGGGACAATAATAATAGTAGCATTCGAAGAGTGAAACATAATAAGAgtagcaaatatttaaaatttgttgattataagttttattatcaaagaaaaatactcTAATACTATAACTGTGAGAGAATCGATCAGCAAGAGGAGAGCCCCCAATCCACCAAGTGTGATTGCAAAAGCACGTATTTATTCCATCACCAACAATTTGTTCACCCTAGACATGTAAAGAAATGTCTTTAACTGCCATTAGACCTTGCCAATTATATTTGGGCCAgaatggcattttttttttctgtggcCCATGCAGATGATTAGTTCACAGGAGAGCCGTCGGGGGAGCCTAATATCATGCTTAATACCACATCGCTTGTTTTGGAGGAGATGAACCAGCCTTTCCACTACTTATAGACTAGGAGCTGCTACTAATGAACCCAAGCAGCTGCGTGGTGAGCACAAAGCGAACTATTCTTTCGCCTTTTACTAAAGAATACCGTGTGCACACCACAAATAGCAGCatactattatttttggagGTTGTTTTCTCATATGAGATAACACCttacaaatcaaaatttaaaatttgttaggTCTTGGGGAGATAACACTTTTTGAatcaaaagttataaaatttgttaggcaaatcaaaatttaaattttgttagatCTTGTGAGATTACACTGTCTGAATTGAAGttagaaattttattagacacgtttatatatttgattagaCCTACTATGATACTTTTTGTACACTCTGCACACAAAAATTGAAGTTTTACCCTATTTTTCGCTTGTTCTTGTAAGTCaccatttgaatttttaaccatctctttgcttttgctaaaatttaatttttcaaccttaaatttagagttgattttggggatTTTCACCccaatttattttccaacattAGCTTTTACATCGATAAGAAcatgcacataaaaaaattatttacaacttattttccgtttgtaagtatattgtttgactttttcccaaacaatcacccttttGTGTtttcaagaatttttttcatgttagttttaaaattgttttttgtaTGTCATATTGTCATGCCTCAATCTGGTATTCCCATACAACGGTATCACCAAATAGGTCATGTCGCATGAGAACGGTGCGAACCATCTCTCATTATACCACAGCACCGATACTAGTCCCAACCTCCTGGTACATTATGCTGGTATCAATGGTAATAATTAGTGATCATTGCAATCCTTAATTTACATAATATAAATTAGACTTTAACTTATCCTAGATTGTAGCATTGGGGTCACCCAAAACCGCAACTGGCAAGACATAATAAGCAGCAACGGAACCAAGAAGTTAAGACTAGCACCACATGCAACGGCTTGGAAACATGATGAAACCCTAATCTTCGCTTCGACTTCAACTTGAACTTGAACTTTTTGGCGGAGGAACTATACAGAGACCAAGGTTGAGTACCtacgtactcaacaagtcatGAGAATTTAGGTTCAAGGGAAGGTTGGTTATTCTGcaaagatttttattttaaagttttgaaaGCATCTAAGAGTATGCTTCCCCACAACTAGAGCTGAACGAGGTATCATGTCAGTTAGAGTAGAACTGTGAGTCAATCTTATTTGCGAAACTATACTCAAGTAGGCCTCAAGGTTGGCTCCACGAGCCCAACAACTTATTCTAACTGACCAACCCTTTTCATCTCAACACACCGGTTTCATAAATCACAACACACTTTTCACAAAAAGCACGTAAAACAGAAAAAGTACACTAAGAATCACTGCGCATCCACCCATGACCGTGGGAACAACTATTCGAAACAGTTTGTTAACATCTACAGAGGGGGTTCACTTGACCCACACAATATGAAACTGATACCGCATGCCAACAATAGAGTTCCATAGACCAATCATAGGTTAGTTACTTGACCATCCCGTGCCGGGAAGCTCGAGATATGTCCTCATCCCCTCTCAATGAATCTATTTAATCTAGCATGCAATTTTTCTTGAACCAGCTAGTTCCTCAACTAGGGGTGTCCTGTTCCACCAGTGTGGTTGTACGATAGAATGCTTGGATGTAATTCCAAGGAATCAGTTCTTAAGCATGACCACACGTGCATCACACCAACCATCTGGTGTCAtgatattttagtttaaactctttttctttcacaaGACACAAACCCAAGTGTCGGGTTTTCCATAGCTTTCGTAACCCAAAATTTAGCCAAGATGTTTCTTAGATTTTAAGTTCCGTGCTGATCGTTGGTACGCATGCAAGGAGGTATGGGTACCAAGGTGCAACATTGTGGTTACAAGGGAAACAATGTATATCAATTGTTAAGGATGGTAAATTGCAACAATATAGGTGGGCTTGCCGATTATCTTGCAAACCCACGGCGAAACGATTCAAACATGACCTAGATTATGCATGTTTTGCATAAACATATTTACAGTTTCAAATATAGGActaatatgttcaaggatggcTTGAATTGCTGAAGGTCTTTGCGTCCCTAAGAAATCCACTTCCAATGAAAATCTAGCAATTGAATCTAGCGCAAACAATTAAAACCTACATaaggataaatataaaaatcttattcAGGACTAATAATGTTAGATCTCAACTTTAGAGAAATACTAGAACTAGAATGTGGTACATTGGAGTTACAAATCAAAATACATGAAATTCTAGACGAAAGGAAATGATTTACAAGACTTTCTGGTAAAAGACATATTCCCTATAATATTCTCTATATGGCTAACAGGTAGGGTCAGGGTGGGGTCAGGGTGGAGTTACAATGGACTTTATTTGCTTAGAGGGGTCGAAAGAATTAATGTGCTTAGGTTTATTTAGACAATGGAGGTCAATTTGACTTGACATGTCAATGAAGTACGATGGATTTTGGTCTAAGAGGGTGAAAAGAAGGCACAGGAGAATCGAAGCCTTGACGACCTAGGATGAATAACGTGGCCCAACCGGCCTCTTGGGCCACGAGGCTTAGACAACCAGAGAAGAGGCTCAAAGGCCGTCGACGTGGACATTGGAAGAGAGAATTATTCTACTCTTATATTTATCTTGGATTAATCGATCCTAATTTTATCATaacacatatttatttataagatCAAAGGCCCTAATTTATGATAacacaaatttatttacaaGATCAAAAGACCATAACTGAATTAATGGAAACTCCAGAATGCCGACCTGTTCATGCATCAGTCTCCCAAAGTTTagaccctgtttagtttccaaaattttttatcaaaatatcacatcgaatctttagacacctagatggagtattaaatatggatGAAACGAAAacctaattgcacaattatgtgagaaatcgggagacgaatcttttgagcctaactagtccataattagccataagtgctacagtaatccacatgcgctaataatggattaattaggctcaaaagcgGTTTCTAGGtgagctgtgaaatttgttttttcattggtGTCCAAAactcctttcgacatccggtcaaacgtatgacatggaaaaaaaaatcatttcccTATCTAAACactcttttagaaaaaacgcGCAATGCCGTTAGGTACCTAATTGCAAAATCACCCACCCACGCCACGCTCCGAAGCTTCCCTGTTCCCCTCTCGTCTCGTTTCCTTCCCGAcgaagcagcggcggcggcggcggcggcggcagcgataTCCGCCGATCCCCTCCCGAATCCCTTCTCCGTTCGGCCTCTCCCCGCCCCCCTCTCCCCCCGCCGCGcgatcgccaccgccgcgggcATAACATCCGggccggccgcctccgcctgggcggATGGGGAGCGACGCGGAGCCGGCCAAGGGGCTGCTGCCCTACCTGCAGCGCGCCGACGAGCTGCAGAAGCACGAGCCGCTCGTCGCCTACTACTGTGAGGATACGCCTCTTCCTTCACTCCCTTTGCTTCGTCGGTTCAAGTTGTAATCCCCCCACCACACCCACACCCACACCCACACCCACAGTCGCGGCTGATTCGCTAGGGTTTGGTTTGGATTTTAATCTGTTTACCttttacgttttttttttcgcgatAGGCCGACTCTACGCGATGGAGAAGGGGATGAGAATTCCGCAGAAGGAGCGCACCAAGACCACCAACTCTCTCCTCATCTCCCTCATGAACCAGCTGGAGAAGGTATGTACTTCCCTGCCACTAATATTGCTTTCTTGTAGAAAAATTCGAGCAATTGATCTTGTTCAATTTAGTTTAGATCTATTGAATTTATGGAAATAAAGGTTAGGATGCGTTAAACAATGATACtccatttgttttttgttggCAATCTCTTGAGAAGAGTTGGGTAGGACCAACTGTGCTCATTGGTAGCATGTGTATGGGTTCAGAGGGAGAGtttatgaaaaatgaaatcttATTGCCCCATCGGAATCCTAGCAGTCCTGAAGCTGATGGCATGGGGAGATTGCACAATTGTCTTGTCCGTAAAGTGGGTTCAGATTGCTATAGCAGCTTGGGAAAgcaggtgtttttttttggcagaagAAACGTGTCATCTATGTGCTGATCTTGAGCTGGCATCAAATTGAATTGAACCAGCATAAGCTTAACTTTGATCACTGCCTGATCGTTCATTTGTGGTTTTGTATCCCCTCAGAGTTTAGATGCTTTTGGATGCATTCCAAACACTTTAGTAATGATGACAAAGGGATTTATATATGGCACTCAGTGTTGTGTAACAGTTTAACAAGAACTAGGAAGTAAGATGAAGtaccccctctccctcctttaaGAAGGGCATGTAGCCTAGTATGCTAAGTATTAAAGTTGACTCTAGTTACATGTAGTGCCTTGGATACTAGGCACAACTAGTGGGAGATTAATCATGGAGTTGATTAGTCTATCAGACCTATTACTACATAGCAGTTGCTTTTACTGCTAGTCTGTTACGTCATGCTGTGCTTGATGGATCTGGTGGAGTTCTCCTCCATCTCCCTTTCACTCAGTATTAATAGGTCTGATAGACCAGACCTCCCTGGTGGTTCattgttttttcctttgtttcatTTCACATGGTATGGTGTACAATTAATGTTATATGACATAAAAATGTGCATGAGAGTAACCTAAGTGAACTTTTAGGTACCAAAATGTACTTATGGTCTTATACATGTGCTAGATAGAATATTGTTTAGCACGTTATCTATATGTGGCTTGGGCtgctttgtttaatttttctacAATAATGCTGAAGATACCAATGTTACTCATTTGATTACTTAGCTGAGTATGAAGATGCCATATTTTAGTTCAATCACCTATCTATTCTCTGTTTAAAGACtcaagtggtggtggtgaaaaGGTGAATCTGCCTTCGCCTACTAGTCTACCACCACTTCCTCCTGACACGTGGGACCATCAAATAGCGACTTTTTATTTTGACCAGAGTAACATGAACCATGGTGTTATGtattaaaacaataataaagagAGTTTTTCTAGATAATGGAACAATAGAGTTATAAAAAAGCATTAAGGGTAATAATGTAATATATTAAATTCCAACAGTAATATGAATTCTTGGATTAATATTTGAAATGTTAATGATGTGattcttatttttaattctgttTCAATGCACAGGCTTTCAGCTAGTCTTTAGTATATCTTATCCTCTGAATGCAATGGTATTTTTAGCTGTTACATCCATTGCTTGATACAGTGCTGGAAAATTTATACTCAAGATGTTTCTTTCTTCACATTTTTAGTCCTGATTAGGTTTTCACACTCTACAGGATAAGAAGTCTCTGACTTTGGGTTCTGAGGACCACCTTCATGTAGAGGGGTTTGCATTGAACGTCTTTGCTAAAGCAGACAAACAGGATCGTGCTGGACGAGCTGACATGTATTATACTCTGAAAAATTCCTGCTCTACTTCAACCATGTTGTCATCATCTATTAATATAGTCTCACCAatccatattaaaaaatcttcTCATTTTGCAGAAACACTGCGAAAACCTTCTATGCTGCCAGCATCTTCTTTGAGATTCTCAACCAATTTGGTGAGCTTCAGCCTGATGTAAGTCTATCAAGTTATTGTTGGCTACTTGGCATTTATTgttatctaaatttaactcTTACTAAATGCTAGTCTTTGTGCTTATTAGATATTGCCATATAATCTATACTTTTGAGCTGTGCTCAAATGTATGATAgctattaatattatttatccaTGTTTGAACTTCCATCTTCTTGTGGTTTTTAACAGCTTGAGCAGAAACAGAAATATGCCATCTGGAAAGCTGCTGAAATAAGAAAAGCTCTCAAAGAAGGACGGAGGCCTGAAGCTGGTCCTCCTGGTGGGGACAAAGATGAAACACTTGCCAGCACCACGACAGTTCCCCATGTAACCCTCCTAATTCCTTATCAATAACTTCATGTTAGGACACATTGCACATAATGGCCAATATAAATGTCATTGTACTTTCATCATTCTAGCCAAATTTGCTTCTGTTCTACTTTCTACTACCagcattatttttcatgtttgaaaATAGGTAAAAACATTGGACAAATTCATATTTAACTCTATTAACTCATTCATAGTACTAGTAACTTCTGTCTTCTTGCcatcaaatattaattttccATGCAAACAAACATACCACTCCAATTCTTGGGAGTCACACATGCACTGCTGTGAGTATCAAACACAATTAAGGATCCGGGATGTAATCTAACTAGCTAAAGCTTGTTATTTTCTTCAGTTCCTGAAATCTATATAGCCAACCTCCTGAATGTCTGAACCTTACCACAATCCCAGGTTTTGGAGGATTCTATTATTTGTAGGTTTCTAGTTCCAAAATAACTGGATGTTTATGTggaacttaaaattttaattacatGCAACGAGGATTCGCATGGGCCCTTTTGTTGTGCTTCAGTTTTGTGGAGTCAAGTTACATGTCTAGAACTCAGAAAAAGTTGTAATTTTCTGTTGCACACATTTGGTACACACGAATTCTCAATCAATGTTATTGTTTTGTCTACTTATCAGGATATGGGGCACAGCCAATCCTTTGGTACTGGTCAGCATGGAAACGAATCATCATCTCAGCATATAGACAaggttatttttcattttcttaattatCGCATTTAGTTATTTTGCTTGGGCAGTAATTTAACCAGTagcgttatttttttttggtttatatttgtttgtgcAGGATTTTAGTAGGAGGGATAGCTTCTCTGCTGTCCAGCCAGGAAATAATGCACCCCGGCAAAGTACAGAGAAGTTCAATGACCATTTCTCTGCCCAGTCACCTTAttcacccccacccccacaaTCCCATGACCATGTGTCTGCCCAGTCACCTTATTCACCACCGCCCCCACAATCCCAGTTTTCATCTCCTGCACAGTCGTCTTATTCCTCTCCGTCATACCAAGGAACAGATTACCCTTCTTCCGATGTTCACAAACTACCCCACAATTATTCATCTGCCCCGTATACAAGCACAGATTACCCTACCAATGAGGTCCACAAACCACCATCTAATTACTCCTCACCCCCATACACTAGAACAGAGCACCCTTCCAATGAAAGCTACAATCCCCAGAGCAATGATAAACCAGATGTTTCTGCTTATTCTCACACATACCACCAGCCACCCTACACGATTGAACCCCAGCACACATCTCAGAACTACTACTCTACGGAAACCCCAGCTGCTCCATACAACTATCCTAATTTTCAGTCCTATCCAAGCTTTCAGGACAGTTCGGTGCCTTCCGTGCCAAATCATCAGTCTTCGTTCTATCCTGCTAGCGATGGTACAACCGCTGCATCATACTCCCCTTCTGCATCAAATCATTCTGTACCAACACAGTACCACCCTAGTCCTGATGCTACACATCAAGTTACCCCCCCTGCTCCCGCACCACCAGCTAGCCAGTACAAGTATGA contains the following coding sequences:
- the LOC102700247 gene encoding protein HOMOLOG OF MAMMALIAN LYST-INTERACTING PROTEIN 5; the encoded protein is MGSDAEPAKGLLPYLQRADELQKHEPLVAYYCRLYAMEKGMRIPQKERTKTTNSLLISLMNQLEKDKKSLTLGSEDHLHVEGFALNVFAKADKQDRAGRADINTAKTFYAASIFFEILNQFGELQPDLEQKQKYAIWKAAEIRKALKEGRRPEAGPPGGDKDETLASTTTVPHDMGHSQSFGTGQHGNESSSQHIDKDFSRRDSFSAVQPGNNAPRQSTEKFNDHFSAQSPYSPPPPQSHDHVSAQSPYSPPPPQSQFSSPAQSSYSSPSYQGTDYPSSDVHKLPHNYSSAPYTSTDYPTNEVHKPPSNYSSPPYTRTEHPSNESYNPQSNDKPDVSAYSHTYHQPPYTIEPQHTSQNYYSTETPAAPYNYPNFQSYPSFQDSSVPSVPNHQSSFYPASDGTTAASYSPSASNHSVPTQYHPSPDATHQVTPPAPAPPASQYKYDSSYQPEVEKIAEAHKAARFAVGALAFDDVSVAVDHLKRALDLLTNPSAETH